Proteins co-encoded in one Leptospira levettii genomic window:
- a CDS encoding rod-binding protein, with product MDIHKIQDYSGRLSRSKDETILNRMKSLSDPKGKETNGKNSSEFQNLLETHEELMGKVSSSSLKVPQNIREEITADPYRKKLYDASVEFESVFVKMMLKEMKNTIHKEKLIDGGYAEEIFEDMLYDEYAKNISQNESMGLAEEIYKQMSASLPPVKSKPYL from the coding sequence ATGGACATTCACAAAATCCAAGATTACTCAGGAAGACTCAGCCGATCCAAAGACGAAACCATCCTGAATCGGATGAAGTCGTTATCTGACCCCAAAGGGAAAGAAACAAACGGAAAAAATAGTTCGGAATTCCAGAATTTACTCGAGACCCATGAAGAACTCATGGGAAAGGTGAGTTCCTCTTCTTTAAAAGTACCACAAAACATCCGTGAGGAAATTACTGCGGATCCGTATCGTAAAAAATTATATGATGCTTCAGTGGAATTTGAATCTGTATTTGTGAAGATGATGTTAAAAGAAATGAAAAACACCATCCATAAAGAAAAACTCATCGATGGTGGGTATGCTGAAGAGATTTTTGAAGATATGCTTTATGATGAGTATGCTAAGAATATTTCACAAAATGAATCCATGGGACTTGCAGAAGAGATCTACAAACAAATGTCTGCGTCTCTTCCGCCTGTGAAATCAAAACCGTATCTTTAA